The genome window TCAACATGCATGGTGATTCAGGGTCCTCTGAGTGGTCTGGCATGCACGTTCCCAGCTGAGGTCAAATAAGGCGACACTcagccttcttgtttcagctctcctACTGTGAACAATGTCCTGTTTGAGGTCGACTCAGTGccacattttttgcatttttgtgctgtTGAAaggtgattttgctgtttaaagtGGCCCCCAAGCAGAGCACTGAAGTGCTGTCAAGTATTCTCAGGTGCAGGAAGGCTGTGATGGGCCtcagaaaatacatgtgttaggTGAGCTCCGTTCAAGTGTGATCACAGCGCTGCAGGCTGTGAGCTCAGTGCTAGTGAATCAACAGTACATATTAGATAAGGTGTCTTTAAAGGGAAACATGcataaaacaaggttatatattgatcagttgatgaaaatgttgtaaCCCGAGCCTCCCAGGAACCTAACCCTGTTAATTCACCTCCTGGCAGAGTTTCCATATTTAGTAATTCAGAGTTTGTGGTGACTTTATAGAACTTAACTGCCACGAATAACCCAAATCAACTCAGCCATTCTGACTGACTAGCGTCCTTCCTTCTCCTGTGTCTCCCTCTGCACCCAAGATAAATCCAAGCTCCTTAGAGTGGCGTTCCGGGTCTTTCAGGGTCCGGAAGGTCCTGGCTGTAGGGCCTTACCCGTGGTGTCCCTACTGTCCCCAGTCCCCTCTCTGAAGCCCTTCCACTGTCTTTCACAGAGATCCTCTGCACACTTTGTGCCCTCTGCCACAAAGGTCCTCCTCATCAGCGCTTGGTGAACTCTGTGAAAATTACTAAAAGGAACCCTCACTGAAGTGAAGTCAGGAAGCTAGAAGTTGGAGCCATACCGCCCCATGTCAATTACAGGCCCCACCAGAAGAATCTCAACAGGAAAAAATCACCAATTTTAGGCCCCACCAGGGAAAGATGTATGTTGCATCTCCCACAAGGACTCCATACCCGGCCACTCAGCCAGTGAGAAACCAACACCCTGAACTCTTGCTTTTCTCCAGTGGACCTTCATTCAGAACTACCCCTCCCaacttcttccttcttctccatAAAATAAGACTTATGGTTTTGCCCTAGGTTGGGTGCTCTAAAGTGCAATTCTGTGCTATTCCCAgataaacccattttgctgggaAAGTAattgatggttttttttttttaggttaactCCTACATACCCTTCAAGACCCACCTTGTGAGTGTGTGTCTCCCTGTGGCAGCACTTGACACTCCCTTCTCTTTTATATGCCACTAGTAACACTGCTCATTATTGTACTGATCCACCCACATGTGTCCTCTCGCCTGGACTCGGCAATCTTTTCTTGGAGAGACTATGGGGGGGATAGATGTGTGTGACTTTCTTTGCAAGGTACATGCATTTCATACATCATTCATCCAATAAACAAATGCGGCCTAACCTGGCACTAGACACCATTCTAGGTACCAGAGGTAGAGCAGTGAACAAAAAAAGCAGTGCCCTGTGTGTGTACAACACTGTGTCCATAAGTGCAGCccatgtgtgagagtgtgtacgTGTAGGATTGTGTTATGCTTGCTGTGGACCTTGGTGTTTGTGGCTCCTGGATACACAGTCCATTGAATTCTGACCCTGCCGACCTGTGTGTAAAAGGCACCTTAGAAGTCATCTAGGCCAACAGGCTATGTCTGTGCATGAATGAGAACCCCTCCCAGGGTgtcccctgcccaccttcccagcCTCTCCAGACAGTCAGTGACTGCCTGGCCGGGGTTTTGCCTTTTTAACCCAAGACAGCATCCACCCACATGAGATTTCCTCTGGTGAGTACATCTGCCTCCCCTGCATCTCAGACAGAAAAGGCATAGGATAAGGAAAAGGGGGGAAGTCGTTCTGGGAGGTGTACCCACCATGTTCCAGGCTTCTGTGCGCAGTTCACATGCCTCAGAGGAAAGGGCTTCCTTTGTGCTGGGCAGTTCTGGCACTGTACCTCTACGGGCTGGGTCACTGCGAGGTAGGTGATGTTACTGTCCCGCTATACAGGTAAGAAACTGACACATCTCACAGAGAGGAAGAGGCAGGGCCAGGATTCAGGCCACGCCCTATCGCTGCTCTGCACTGCTCAAGCTGTCTTCACAGGACACCCACCCCTCAAGGGCATGAAATGTCTCATTGTACATCAGGAAACAGAGATTGCCAGAAAAGTACCAGAggtgagattcaaacccagggctgTGGGTTTCTAGATTCAGGGGCGTGGGGCCCAGCTGGATGGATGTGGGGTCCAGGTGTGGGGTACTGGGGCTCCTCAGATGTAGGGGTGTGGGGCCCAGATGAAGGGGTATATGGGCTCTGGTTGCAGGGGTATGGGGCCTGGATACAGGGGGTATAGGCTCCAGATGTAGGGGTGCATGGGCTCTAGATGTAAGGGTTTATGGGCTCCAGGTACAGGAGTGTGGGGCCCAGATGCAGGGGCGTGGGCCCAGATTCACAGGTCCCCTGCTTTAAAACAGTTGGCTAAAATGCCTTCCCCATCAGACAGGGAGGCCCCGGCTCTGGGCAGGACTTGTCCAATCCCTGCCCCTTCCTGCTGAGCTCACCCTCAAAGCCATTCTTACATCAGTGTGTCCCCAGCTGTGTGCTGTCCCAGGCTGGGCGACCATGCCCCAGTGGTAATGACTCTTTTATCTGTGTAGTCCTGCACCAAACACAGCACCTGGCATCTCAGCAGTGATTCTTGAAGTTAAAACAAGGATTGGTGGAAAGACCAGTGTGTGTCATGCTGAGAGCAGGGTGTGGTCCCATAGTGGGGAAGGGGTGTCAGCCCTGCAGGGGTTGGAGAGGGGCTTAATGTGTGTTTGGGGGAAGGTTGAGCTGTGTATGCAGGAGAAAGGATGGCTCTCCACGCCCCCTTTCTGCACTCGGTGTTGAGATGCAAAGACTGAAACAGATGCCAGCAGCACCTGGGTGGCAGGGATGGGGAGGCTGCACCCAGAAACCGGTTCCATGACCTCTGCAGTCATGAGAGGCTATGCAGTTCGTACTAGACTTAGAAGCCAGTAATCAAGGCCAAGTTGGTAAGTTCCTGGGGGTCAGGCACTGGTCTGCTTTATAGCCTGCTCATGACAAGTCCCTAAGAAGTGCCTACTGATGTGAATTGATTATTCATTCAATTCATTCAATTCATAGATGGGTCTACCTGGAACAAGCTCAGTTAAGATCAACTATTCCAATACAGTCTGATGATGTGGTGGAAGCTCAGGACCATGAGATGGGGCCCTATGCCACCTGGAGCAGTGCAGTCGGGGGAGGCTTCTTAGAGGAAGAGGCAGGTGAAGAGAAAGGTGAGAAAAAGGCATCCAAGTAAGGGCAGTTGATGGGACAAAAGTGTTTGGGCTGGGAACAGAGTTTGGGGGTCACAGTGTTCCCAAAGGTTACTGAAGCCATGAGAACAGAAGGCCACTGAGCAGCCAGAGAAAGGAGAGTCTCCAGAGCAGGGCACCGAGTCCTAGGAAATGGCAGTGGGGAATTTCCAGAGAGGGATGAGAGGGCAGGACAGGTCTCAGCTGCTCCCACACAGGGACGGGAGGACAAGCAGGGGGTCACGATGGACCTATGGTTCTCCCCTGAGAGGTGCCAGGATTCTGGGCTCAGCACCCTGGAAGGAGTGGGCCTCCAAGTTTCCTGGGCCTCCTCAGAGGCAGTCTGGGGAGGCTGGCACCCAGCCAATGGCAGTGCCAGGTGCagttcctcctcctcccaggccaGCGGCACACGCAGGTTGCTGCCTACTCTGCAGGCTCCGTCCCAGGAACAGGCTTCCCCAAACACCCTCCCCAGTCCCGACATGAGTTCCAGCTGAGTCCAACGGCTGGCTATCAGGAGCTGGTACCCGGAGAGCCCTGAAGGGTAGCCACTCAGGTAAGTACCATCCCCCTCAGCACCCCTGGCAGAGAAAGACTGATCTGGCAGGGAGTGGAGGGAGGTGGTGTGGACACATCTGCCACCATGGGTCCTGCTAGTGGAAGACTAAAGGGCTCCTCCCTCCTCTGCTCTGAGTCCTGCCTGCTCTCCCCAGCTGAGCAGAGGCGGGAAGCAGGGACTGAGTGGAAGAGGGGCTCCAGTGGGggtgggagctgagcaggcagagcAGCTCTGCCTAGGCCTGCgaagccccaccccaccccacctcaggtGGGTGGGGCATGGCCAGAGCCCCCAAGGGGACTAAGGGCAGGAGCCTCCCGGTATTCCCAGAGAAGGTGCCAGGAGTTCCACCCACCTCAGGCAGGAAATAGCAAAGACAAGCAGATGATTCAGAGGCCCATGTCCAAGTAGTAGGCAGTGTACACAGAACAGTAGAGAGTAGGGAGCAGAGACACCCCTAGCCTCCCTCATCTGGGATCCACCTGGTAGTGGAGGGAGTGGGCACAGATCAGACAGTTAAGCAACTTCCTGAAACTTAGGGAAACAGGCCCAGGCCCAGAGGAAGGGCTCTAGAGACAGCCTGCCTGGGTTCGAATCCCTGATCTGCCACTTATCAGCTATGTGACTGTGAGCGAATTAATTAACCTCTCTTTGCTctgctttcctcatctgtaaatttgGAATAACAGATATCATACCCTCTCATACAGTTTCAGTTTTAATTGATGCAAagtgctcagaacagtgcctgaaaCTACGGAAACACCCAATAATGTTGGCTGTTCTCATGACCCTGTTCATCCACGGCGGATCCTGCAGGGTGTCAGGACAGCACGGTGACCTTCAGCCCGGACCAGCACTTGGAAGGGCTTCAGGAACCCCCTGCAGCAAGGGGCTGTGCAGACAGGCTCCCTGAGGTCTCAGGGGGCCAGCAGGGTGAGATCCCTGAGGAACCAGCCAGAGGAATTCCAAGAGGAAGTGGACACCCCTCACTCAGAAAAGCAGTCACATTCCTTACATGGGTGTGACTCTGATTCCCGTGTGTTCATCCTACCAAACTCACCAGCAGAACTGACCACAGAAGCCTTTCCCATTTTGGTGTCTTGACAAGGCTTTTCCGTAAGATGATAAAAAAAGGTTCTGTGGTCAAAGGAGTTTGGGCAAGTCTTGGAGATTCACAATGTGAATTTATTAGCATGGTCAAGTAAAGGGACCTATTTAACTTTGCTGAACATAGTGTTTGCCTACTTTTCTTGAACACAGAATTCCTTCCTCTCACTATCTCCATTGCCAGCCCATGCAACAGGGTTCCATGGACCACCAGTTTGGGAAACGCTGAAATAGCAACCTACTCTAGGAAGCCTGTTATATAAAAGGAACCATTGCTCCTTCCCATATCTTTCAGCAAGATTTCCATTGACCTTGCTTCAACTGAGTTGCACCTGAGCAGGATACTGCCTGGATATTTACAGAATATTACACCAGATGGGAATGTGGAGACAAGGTTCCAGCCTCTTCTCCAGCCCCAACCCCCAAGCCAAGTAAAGGGCAAAGGGCAGGTTTCcctgggagggaagaaagaggtgCTCAGGGGAGAGAGCAGTGctcagaaaggaaaggagagggctTCCCAAGGCTCAGTCCCCTGCAGAGGAGGACCAGGGCTAACAGAAGGAGAAGGCAGAATGGCCCACCTACTGATGCCTTCACACTTCAAGACTGCGAGACCAGAGCCACAGGGCCTGGGCGGAATGAGCCTACCTTCAGCCACTTTTATGGCTAAGAGTTAGGTTCTAGACTTAATTACCTGTgctcagatcccagctctgcacCTGATAGTTGTGTGACCTTGTATAACCCCTCTAAACCTGTTTcctccatctgcaaaatgggctgtgagaattaaatacaaTGATATACTCTATAAAGTGCTCAGAGTGGGTATTCTGTAAATGTGGGAAATTATGATCATTTCCCCGCAGTAGCAGCCGACGCCAGGGTGCACCATGAACTGGGGAACCTTCGAGGGGCTCCTGAGTGGGGTCAACAAGTACTCCACAGCCTTTGGGTGCATCTGACTGACTCTGGTCTTCATCTTCCATGTGCTGGTGTACCTGGTAACAGCCGAGCGTGTGTGGAGTGACGACCACAAGGATTTCAACTGCAACACCCGCCAGCCAGGCTGCTCCAACGTCTGCTTCGATGAGTTCTTCCCCATGTCCAACGTGCGCCTCTGGGCCCTGCAGCTCATCCTGGTCACGTGCCCCTCACTGCTCGTGGTCATGCACGTGGCCATGCACGTGGCCTACCGGGAGGCTCAGGAGAAGAAGCACCGGGAGGCAGCAGGGGAGGGTGGCAGGCACCTCTACCTGAACCCTGGCAAGAAGCAAGGGGGCTCTGGTGGACATATGTCTGCAGCCTTGTGGTCAAGGCTGGTGTGGACGCTGCCTTCCTCTACGTGTTCCATTCCTTCTACCCCCGATACACCCTCCCTCGTGTGGTCACGTGCCACGCAGCTCCATGTCCCAGTGTGGTGGACTGCTTCATCTCTAGGCCCTCAGAGAACATCTTCACTCTCTTCATGGTGACCACGGCTGTGCCATTTGCATCCTGCTCAGCCTCATGGAGCTGACCTACCTGGTGAGCAAGAGGTGCCGCGAGTGCCTGGCGGTGAGGAAGACCCAGGCCACTGGTGTGGGCCAGCACCCAAGCTGGGCCACCTCTTCCTGCAAACAGGATGACCTCCTCTCGGGCGACCTCATCTTTCTGGACTCAGATGCTCCACCTCCTCTCTTACCAGACCACCCTCGAGACCACGTGAAGAAAACCGTCCTGTGAGGTGCTGCCCGCCCCGGGTGCTAGGTCAGGCCTGGGTTGGAAAGTCCCCATATTTCATAGGTGCAGCCTTGGGGCCGGAGGAGCTGAGCCTCGAGTGGGACAGATAAGAGGGAGGGGCGGATGGCCTGGGATCAAATCTCTGGTCCCCAGCTCCTGCCACCTGCCCcatctgtgtggccttgagcaagttacccCCTGGGCTGCACATCGATTTCCTTTTGGGTTAGATGGAGACAGTAAGGCCCACCTCACAGGGATGTTGCTATGAGGAGGGGTTAGTTAGAGAACAACGTACAAATGCCTTCAATGTGTAGGGTGCACAGGCAGGGCTTAATAAAAGTCAACTCATTCACTAATTCAAGATGCCATTTGGTCCTTTGGCCTTGTGACCCTTATCAGGTCATTGGGTCAAGCTCTCTGTCTCTGCAAAGGGCTGCACTTGATCTAGGCAGGTAAGGGGCAATCCCTCCCCCAGAAAAGGGTCCTCCAGCACCCCTGGGGTGCAGGCTGCTTGCTCATGCTCAAGTCTAACCTTTACCCCAGTTGCAGTTTTAGGCCCATGGGTTGTGTGCAAAGAGACAGGAGCttagtgggggcgggggggggacTGTGTGTTACAATGGAAAATTCATGAACTTTTGAGTCAAAACACTTGCATTCAAATCCAAGTTCTAGGAAACTGATTTCAGCTCTTCTCCAAATGGGTTCATAATACCTAGCCTGAGGGTTTGCTGTGAGAACTGGATGTGCTCACGATTGTGGGGGGTTTAGCCGGCTGTAAAAGGCCCCATAAATGTTCACCAGTGGTATTAGGAAGTACTCAATGAATGCTTGTgggaaatgaagcagaagagccccTCCCTGGCTGTACATTAACCTTCACTGTCCCAGCCAAGGGTATGCAAGCCCAAGGCCCCCCTGTAGCTCCCCTTCCCTGGAGACCCAGGCCCACAGAGGCTGGACTGCAAGGCTATGCCTGGCCCTGAGCCCACTGCCCACCTGCGTTCCTTGTCGCCACCAGGGCAGTGGGTGCCCTTATTTAGAAGAACCATATAGTTGGGAATCCTACCCCCTACACAGCTCAACAGCAGCCCGAGCTCTAGTCCCCAGAAATGTCCCCACCAGGATGGACTGTGATCCTAGGTTGAATCAAGGTTGCTCCCTTTTCTGAAGATGTCAGCTACTGAGGACCTCAGAGGACCAGGTTTCCAGAGAAAAGgacaggagagaggcctggggacagggatTAGGGGCCAATAAGGCAGCAGGAAGGGGATGGGGCAATGCCATTGATGCTGTCCCAGGCCCACGCATGAGGTTACCATGCTCCTGCGGTCTCAGCCACATACCTGCCAGCCCAGGGAGCCAGACCCCAGCCATGCCTGGCCAGGCTGGAAAAAGGCAGGGCCAGGAGAGAAGAGCCACGGGTGTTTGCTCTGAATATGTGCCCTGGGACATCCGCCCACCTGCTGGGGGCCCCCACTCAACCCCACTCTCTCTTGGCTCACTGGCTTGGAAAGCCCCACCCAACAGAGGAGTAAGGAACAAAAGCTGCCTCAGGAGACTCTGGGGCAGAAGGACAAACCCAGGGACAGAAGAGTGGCTGCTAGACCCAAGAAAGGTAAGAACAAAATCGGGCAGACCAAGCTGGCAAGCAA of Manis javanica isolate MJ-LG chromosome 4, MJ_LKY, whole genome shotgun sequence contains these proteins:
- the GJB5 gene encoding LOW QUALITY PROTEIN: gap junction beta-5 protein (The sequence of the model RefSeq protein was modified relative to this genomic sequence to represent the inferred CDS: inserted 1 base in 1 codon; deleted 2 bases in 1 codon; substituted 1 base at 1 genomic stop codon), yielding MNWGTFEGLLSGVNKYSTAFGCIXLTLVFIFHVLVYLVTAERVWSDDHKDFNCNTRQPGCSNVCFDEFFPMSNVRLWALQLILVTCPSLLVVMHVAMHVAYREAQEKKHREAAGEGGRHLYLNPGKKQGGXWWTYVCSLVVKAGVDAAFLYVFHSFYPRYTLPRVVTCHAAPCPSVVDCFISRPSENIFTLFMVTTAAICILLSLMELTYLVSKRCRECLAVRKTQATGVGQHPSWATSSCKQDDLLSGDLIFLDSDAPPPLLPDHPRDHVKKTVL